One Candidatus Binataceae bacterium DNA window includes the following coding sequences:
- a CDS encoding nuclear transport factor 2 family protein: MKKGALLLAVVIIGIVLWGVGSNAESGKSDKQQIIDLEHGLIAATNNKNVDEMMSYYDGTDRLIIFDAVPPLKYSGTQAWRKNLDGFVAAYNPGILEITDLQIVNDAKIGYAHSIQRFTGTDKNGRKVRMAFRVTDCLEKENGKWKIVHEHNSMPIDYASGRAFLDEAS, from the coding sequence ATGAAAAAAGGCGCTCTTCTATTGGCGGTCGTGATAATAGGGATAGTCCTTTGGGGCGTCGGATCAAATGCCGAATCGGGGAAGAGCGACAAACAGCAGATCATCGATCTTGAACATGGGCTGATCGCGGCGACCAATAATAAGAACGTCGATGAGATGATGAGCTATTACGACGGCACGGACCGGCTGATAATCTTCGATGCGGTCCCGCCGCTGAAATATTCTGGAACCCAGGCGTGGCGCAAAAACCTTGACGGCTTTGTCGCGGCCTACAATCCCGGGATTCTGGAAATCACGGATTTGCAGATCGTCAACGATGCTAAAATCGGGTACGCGCACAGCATCCAGCGCTTCACCGGGACGGACAAAAACGGCAGGAAGGTGCGGATGGCGTTCCGCGTAACCGATTGTCTCGAAAAGGAAAACGGTAAATGGAAGATCGTGCATGAGCATAACTCGATGCCGATCGATTATGCTTCAGGCCGCGCCTTCCTCGATGAAGCGAGCTGA
- a CDS encoding cysteine desulfurase family protein — MPIYLDHNAGAPMRPTVRAALTEFLARETGANPASIHRSGQRARRELERARERVARLLGAPTRSIVFTSGGTEANNLAIFGAARLSARRQIVTTAIEHSSILAPLTALESAGFEIVRVAPDSDGLVNPDAITRHVGAETALVTLGLANAEVGAIQTIAPVTEAARRAGALLHLDAAQVAGRIPLAVDDFGCDLMALSAHKLGGPGGSGALYVRPGNALAPVMLGGPQETGLRAGTPNLAGAIGFGVAAETVMGALEEESIRVGALSAQLLERLLLAIPGLRLNGPRRERIQNTLNLTFPYVLGETMLIALDLEGVEVSMGSACAAGAVEPSHVLLAMGRDPAAARSSLRISLGWSTTAAEIARAGELIPLVWRRVVAAEPVSSAESAATTVGAAR; from the coding sequence ATGCCGATCTATCTCGATCATAACGCCGGTGCGCCGATGCGCCCCACGGTGCGCGCAGCGCTGACGGAGTTTCTCGCCCGCGAGACCGGGGCCAATCCTGCGTCGATTCATCGGAGCGGCCAGCGGGCGCGGCGCGAACTCGAACGCGCACGTGAGCGCGTGGCGCGGCTGCTTGGCGCGCCCACGCGATCGATCGTTTTCACGAGCGGCGGGACCGAAGCCAACAATCTCGCGATTTTTGGTGCGGCGCGCTTGTCGGCGCGGCGGCAGATCGTTACGACCGCGATCGAACACTCGTCGATACTTGCGCCTTTGACCGCGCTCGAAAGCGCGGGATTCGAGATTGTGCGGGTCGCACCCGATTCCGACGGCCTGGTTAATCCGGACGCGATCACGCGGCATGTCGGCGCCGAGACTGCTCTCGTCACGCTCGGGCTGGCCAACGCCGAAGTCGGCGCGATCCAAACGATTGCACCGGTCACGGAGGCGGCCAGGCGCGCCGGCGCACTCCTGCATCTGGACGCGGCGCAGGTTGCCGGGCGGATTCCGCTCGCGGTGGACGACTTCGGCTGCGACCTGATGGCGCTTAGCGCCCACAAGCTCGGCGGACCCGGGGGGAGCGGGGCGCTATACGTGCGGCCCGGTAATGCTCTCGCGCCCGTCATGCTTGGCGGGCCGCAAGAAACCGGACTCCGCGCCGGCACGCCGAATCTCGCCGGCGCGATCGGCTTTGGCGTCGCCGCGGAGACGGTGATGGGAGCCCTCGAAGAAGAATCGATCCGCGTTGGTGCGTTGTCCGCCCAATTGCTCGAGCGGCTGCTTCTAGCGATTCCCGGACTCCGCCTGAACGGTCCGCGACGCGAACGCATCCAGAACACCCTCAACCTGACTTTCCCGTACGTGCTCGGCGAAACGATGTTGATTGCGCTCGACCTCGAAGGCGTCGAGGTGTCGATGGGCTCGGCCTGCGCGGCCGGCGCCGTCGAGCCCTCCCACGTGCTGCTCGCGATGGGCCGCGACCCCGCCGCCGCCCGCAGCTCCTTGCGCATCAGCCTCGGCTGGAGCACGACCGCGGCCGAAATCGCCCGCGCCGGCGAGTTGATTCCGCTCGTCTGGCGGCGCGTGGTAGCCGCCGAGCCAGTCAGCTCTGCCGAATCCGCCGCGACTACCGTCGGAGCAGCGCGATGA
- the mnmA gene encoding tRNA 2-thiouridine(34) synthase MnmA gives MKPRVLVAMSGGVDSSVAAALLRDQGYDVVGVAMRLAPERPPGEARRRGTCCSHDDFEDARRVAERLDFPFYVVDLRADFAARVMDNFAAEYLRGRTPNPCVMCNREIKFDRLWQRARALQADFIATGHYARIAAGADGIFRLRRAADEAKDQSYFLFSLQQRELARTLFPLGAMTKHEARARARALGLVNADKPESQEICFVPDGNYAAHVERATPADAIRAGRIVDDAGRTLARHAGIHHFTVGQRRGLGVASSEPLYVRAIDAASGDVTVGTRGGLSAPGLIAKQVSLVSPQRLDYKFKAEVKIRYRNPGIPATIELTGTDRAEVRFVESGPAVTPGQACVFYRGDEVLGGGFIEQALAG, from the coding sequence ATGAAGCCGCGGGTGCTGGTTGCGATGTCCGGCGGAGTCGATAGTTCCGTGGCCGCGGCGCTGCTCCGCGACCAGGGCTACGATGTCGTCGGGGTGGCGATGCGGCTTGCGCCCGAGCGGCCGCCGGGCGAAGCGCGCCGCCGAGGGACCTGTTGTTCGCACGACGATTTCGAGGACGCGCGCCGGGTAGCGGAGCGGCTCGATTTTCCCTTTTACGTCGTCGATCTGCGAGCGGATTTCGCTGCCCGTGTGATGGACAACTTTGCTGCCGAGTACCTGCGCGGCCGCACGCCGAATCCGTGCGTGATGTGCAATCGCGAGATCAAGTTCGATCGCCTGTGGCAACGCGCGCGCGCCCTTCAGGCGGACTTCATCGCGACCGGCCATTACGCGCGGATCGCAGCCGGCGCCGACGGAATCTTTCGGCTGCGTCGAGCGGCCGATGAGGCTAAAGATCAATCCTATTTTCTCTTCAGCCTGCAACAGCGCGAGTTGGCCCGGACCCTGTTCCCGCTTGGGGCGATGACCAAGCACGAGGCCCGTGCGCGCGCGCGAGCGCTCGGGCTGGTTAATGCCGATAAGCCCGAGAGCCAGGAGATCTGCTTCGTGCCCGACGGCAACTATGCCGCTCACGTCGAGCGCGCCACGCCCGCCGACGCTATCCGGGCCGGCCGGATTGTCGATGATGCCGGGCGGACGCTCGCCCGCCACGCCGGCATCCACCACTTTACTGTGGGACAGCGGCGCGGCCTCGGTGTCGCCTCGAGCGAACCGCTTTACGTGCGCGCGATCGACGCTGCCAGCGGCGACGTTACGGTCGGCACTCGCGGCGGTCTCAGCGCGCCCGGACTGATCGCGAAGCAGGTGAGTCTGGTTAGTCCGCAGAGGCTTGATTACAAGTTCAAGGCCGAGGTGAAGATCCGCTATCGCAATCCGGGGATTCCGGCGACGATCGAGCTTACCGGCACTGATCGCGCGGAAGTGCGGTTTGTTGAGAGCGGCCCGGCCGTCACGCCCGGACAGGCGTGCGTCTTCTATCGCGGCGACGAAGTGCTCGGCGGCGGCTTTATCGAGCAGGCGTTGGCGGGCTGA
- the mtaB gene encoding tRNA (N(6)-L-threonylcarbamoyladenosine(37)-C(2))-methylthiotransferase MtaB: MTRFAIATLGCKVNQYDSAMIETRLAAAGLERCEFDEVADVYIVNTCTVTDRADTESLRIARRARRLNPAARVIMTGCFAQASPGVLAKSLAVDAVIGLGRPHDLENAALGRPHERVMVSNLRKETAAIELGTVALDGRTRAFLKLQEGCDQFCSFCIVPFSRGRSRSVDPRRVITAIDGLHANGFKEVILTGVHLGGYGKDLDPPITLEALLEMIEERAAIPRIRLSSLDPEELSDRIIDLVAASKKFCPHFHLPLQAGEDDTLRRMRRRYDREAFRERVERLTAAMPDVAIGTDLIAGFPEESSSNFESYFKFVESLPLAYFHVFPYSIRSGTTAAKMPNQVASSVIKERAAALRELGESKHRAFGSRFLGARLKVLLEESAGAGIWRGYSRNYLRVLTEAASDVRNQEVEVEVKRSGGAGAELVGKIIRPVAAGSF; encoded by the coding sequence GTGACGCGTTTTGCCATCGCCACGCTCGGCTGCAAAGTCAATCAGTACGACTCGGCGATGATCGAGACGCGGCTCGCCGCCGCAGGCCTCGAGCGCTGTGAGTTCGACGAGGTCGCCGATGTTTATATCGTCAACACCTGCACGGTGACCGACCGCGCCGACACCGAAAGCCTGCGCATCGCGCGCCGCGCCCGCCGTCTCAATCCGGCCGCGCGGGTGATCATGACCGGATGCTTCGCGCAGGCCAGTCCCGGCGTGCTGGCGAAGTCGTTGGCGGTGGACGCGGTGATCGGCCTCGGCCGGCCCCACGATCTCGAAAACGCCGCGCTCGGCCGCCCGCACGAGCGCGTGATGGTCTCGAACCTGCGCAAGGAGACCGCCGCCATCGAGCTCGGCACGGTCGCCCTCGACGGCCGCACGCGCGCGTTCCTCAAGTTGCAGGAGGGCTGCGATCAGTTCTGCTCGTTCTGCATCGTACCGTTCTCGCGCGGACGCTCGCGTAGCGTCGATCCGCGCCGCGTGATTACCGCAATCGACGGACTTCACGCCAATGGCTTCAAGGAAGTAATTCTCACCGGGGTCCATCTCGGCGGCTACGGCAAGGACCTCGATCCGCCGATTACTCTCGAAGCACTGCTGGAAATGATCGAGGAACGCGCGGCGATCCCGCGCATCCGCCTCAGCTCACTGGATCCCGAGGAGTTGAGCGATCGCATCATCGATCTCGTCGCCGCCAGTAAGAAGTTCTGTCCGCATTTCCATCTGCCGCTGCAGGCGGGTGAGGACGACACCTTGCGCCGGATGCGGCGGCGCTACGACCGCGAAGCCTTTCGCGAGCGCGTCGAGCGCCTGACGGCCGCGATGCCTGACGTCGCGATCGGCACCGACCTGATCGCCGGGTTTCCGGAGGAAAGCAGCAGCAATTTCGAGTCTTACTTTAAGTTTGTCGAGAGTCTGCCGCTGGCCTATTTTCACGTCTTCCCTTACTCGATCCGCTCGGGTACGACCGCCGCGAAGATGCCAAATCAGGTCGCGTCCTCGGTAATCAAGGAGCGTGCGGCGGCGCTGCGGGAGCTCGGCGAAAGCAAGCATCGCGCGTTTGGCAGCCGCTTCCTTGGCGCTCGACTTAAAGTGTTACTTGAGGAAAGCGCCGGCGCCGGCATCTGGCGCGGCTACAGCCGTAATTATCTGCGGGTATTGACCGAGGCTGCCTCCGACGTGCGTAATCAGGAAGTCGAAGTGGAGGTGAAGCGATCGGGTGGGGCAGGCGCGGAGCTGGTGGGGAAGATTATTCGGCCCGTGGCTGCGGGATCGTTCTGA
- the rnc gene encoding ribonuclease III, whose amino-acid sequence MGQARSWWGRLFGPWLRDRSERPSSAPASNLASDFHQVLGYNFSRPELLTLALTHPSVVNPGEPHYERLEFLGDAVLDLAIADLLMRRFPDADEGLLSKERASIVNGRTLAMKAVEVGLGKKMRLGKGEEKSGGRAKISILAASFEAVIGAIYSDGGLNPAQQVVERLFRDDIGGPAAERDYKTELQEMAHRRFRVQPVYELVAAAGPEHAKRFTTRIRIGARELGQGEGRSKKQSEQAAARETLARLARDEAN is encoded by the coding sequence GTGGGGCAGGCGCGGAGCTGGTGGGGAAGATTATTCGGCCCGTGGCTGCGGGATCGTTCTGAGCGTCCGTCGTCCGCGCCAGCGTCGAATCTCGCGAGCGACTTCCACCAGGTTCTCGGCTATAATTTCTCGCGACCTGAGCTCTTGACCCTCGCGCTGACTCATCCGAGCGTGGTGAATCCGGGCGAACCGCATTATGAGCGGCTCGAGTTCCTGGGTGACGCGGTGCTCGACCTCGCGATTGCCGACCTCCTGATGCGCCGGTTTCCGGACGCCGACGAAGGGTTGCTCTCGAAGGAGCGCGCGTCGATCGTCAACGGCCGAACCCTGGCGATGAAGGCCGTCGAAGTCGGGTTGGGAAAAAAAATGCGGCTCGGCAAGGGTGAGGAAAAAAGCGGCGGCCGCGCGAAAATTTCGATCCTGGCGGCATCATTTGAAGCGGTGATTGGCGCGATCTACTCCGACGGCGGGCTCAACCCGGCGCAGCAGGTGGTCGAGCGCCTGTTTCGCGACGACATCGGCGGACCCGCCGCCGAGCGCGATTACAAGACCGAATTGCAGGAGATGGCTCATCGCCGCTTTCGCGTGCAGCCGGTCTATGAGCTTGTCGCCGCAGCCGGTCCCGAACATGCCAAGCGCTTTACCACGCGCATCCGGATCGGCGCCCGTGAGCTTGGTCAGGGCGAGGGGCGCAGCAAGAAGCAAAGCGAGCAGGCCGCGGCGCGCGAAACCCTCGCGCGGCTCGCCCGCGACGAAGCTAATTAA
- the era gene encoding GTPase Era yields MSSTAAGAIVEPAYRAGFLTLAGRTNVGKSTLLNRLVGHKVAIVTPKPQTTRRRIVGIRTDADAQIVLIDTPGFHDARRPLNRRMVDTARRGLAEGEVIAVLIEARGALDDADRALLAEIAQLERPTIIVINKIDRRGRASTLPLAAQAHELMPRAEIVPVSALTGENVEEFLRVVKPLLPASPALMPADQYTDQTERMIAEEIIREKIFIAMRQEIPFSTAVIVEQFHSYDETTGLARIEALVIISRKSHKGMIIGAGGRTLKTIGTAARLELEELLGRRIFLGLRVKVEAGWTDDPRKLQELGY; encoded by the coding sequence ATGAGCTCTACTGCCGCCGGCGCCATAGTCGAACCGGCCTATCGCGCCGGTTTTCTCACGCTGGCTGGGCGCACCAACGTCGGTAAATCGACGCTGCTCAATCGTCTCGTTGGCCACAAGGTCGCGATCGTCACGCCCAAGCCGCAGACGACGCGCCGCCGCATCGTCGGTATCCGCACGGACGCCGACGCCCAGATCGTCCTGATCGATACGCCGGGCTTCCACGACGCCCGCCGCCCGCTCAATCGCCGCATGGTCGATACTGCCCGCCGCGGCTTGGCGGAGGGCGAAGTGATCGCGGTTTTGATCGAAGCGCGCGGCGCACTCGACGACGCCGATCGCGCCCTGCTCGCCGAGATCGCGCAACTTGAGCGGCCCACCATAATCGTGATCAACAAGATCGACCGGCGCGGGCGCGCCTCGACGCTGCCGCTCGCTGCCCAGGCGCACGAGCTGATGCCGCGTGCGGAGATCGTGCCGGTCAGCGCGCTCACCGGCGAGAACGTCGAGGAGTTCTTGCGGGTAGTCAAGCCGCTGCTGCCCGCGAGTCCCGCGCTGATGCCCGCCGATCAATACACCGACCAGACCGAACGCATGATCGCCGAGGAGATCATCCGCGAAAAGATCTTCATTGCGATGCGCCAGGAGATTCCCTTTTCGACCGCAGTGATCGTCGAGCAGTTTCACAGCTATGATGAAACAACGGGTCTGGCGCGGATCGAAGCGCTGGTGATCATCAGCCGCAAGTCGCACAAGGGCATGATCATCGGCGCGGGCGGCCGCACGCTCAAAACGATCGGGACCGCGGCGCGGCTCGAACTCGAAGAGCTGCTCGGGCGGCGCATCTTTCTCGGCCTGCGGGTCAAGGTCGAAGCCGGCTGGACCGACGATCCGCGCAAGTTGCAGGAGCTCGGTTACTGA